AACAATAAATACAATTCCTCTATTATAAAACCTTACTGAAGTGAGTGCAATGataaagcagaaacaaactgatGTTAATTTAAAGAACATACAGATATCAAAGAGGGTAGCAACTTAGAAGAAATTTATACCAAATCTGAACAGACACAGTAAACACCATAAAATTGCTTACCACTAAGTACTCTATCTCTGACAGTAGCTTCACATTGTTCGTGTAGCTGAGATGGATTAGGTGATTACTTTCTGAAATTTGATCCATTTGATCTTTTACACTCTGAAGCATTTCTTCATAACTGCTTAATTTTATCTCAATTTGGTCTACTTCCTTTAGAGCTTCATCCAGCAACTTCATCAAGATATTCACCTGTTTCTCTGAGGCCATAATTGACTGGATATTTGCCTGTACAGAAAATTATATCATAAGATTGAGACGTTTTTGGACCTCAAAAGCATTTTGATATACTCTTCTATCTAAACCTATGAACATAAATATGATTGTCTATTCTCCCTGCATTTCCACCTTCATGAAAACTATATATAGAGTATatctttttttatcttctctccTATTTATGTGAAAGCTtgcaatttatttcagaaggTCTGGAAGATGAATAACATATAGGTTATAGTTCTGCTTAGGAGAAGATGTATGTTTAAATACATAGCAAAACATTAGCTACCTTTTCAGAAAACACTACATAGTATCAACGAAAACAGTTTTCATGCTGACACACTGTACATCAGAGGAAATGTTTACCCCATCTAGAACTTGCAGCTCTCTAGACAACTTCTCTGCAAAGGCTTCAGCATTAGAGATAGCGTATTCACACCCTTCCATCATTATTTCAATATCCTGTTCTTCTCTTGCATTTAATTCCTGGTATTCATCCACCGCCTCTTCATCACCTCCAGCTACACTTTGATTCTCTCCGCTTGGAACTGATTCTTGTGTAGAGAAGGAAAGTAAGACACGTTACCAAAAGCAGAAAGtcaaaagcatttcagagtaCTGACTTACATtcaattatatttaaataaatgaatctaTCAAATCACTTTCATAACAAGCATCTGCTACCTACACACACTTTTTTCAAGTCTTCCATGGGTTTCATTAAGATTTCCAGAACTGGTTTTCAATAGCAATGATTTTCAAATCAtgcaacataaataaaatacaaatagtCAGCTTCCTTTACTGCATGTAAAAAAGGGCATAGTGTCTCTGTTCATTCACTTCCCATGCTGGTAATCAATATCATACGTAAAAGTATTATTCTACAATTGCAAGCAGAAGACTGGTAGAAATTTGACTTGAATTTGGTAGACTGAACATAAGGAAATATACTAAAGTTAAATACATCTTTAGCAGCAAGACAATTTTTATCTAAAGATAAGTTGCtcagcagaaaaagcagtacTGAAGTAAGTGAAAGTTACATAATGGtgcctttgaagaaaaaaaattcttgttgCAGCATTTAATTCAAATAGTCACCTAGTCACAATGACTGAAAAACGTTGTATACAATGTTAACATAGTCCAGGCAGAAACTATGTAGGCAATGTGAAGCACTGCTTATCTCTACTAACTTCACAAGTTATTTAAAACCCTTTCTTCAAAgagagtaagagaaaaaaaagtacattattcaaggaaaaaaatgcttacacagcagaataaagaaaaaaggtgtTACGCACCTTCTGTGACTTTAGGCAGTTCTGGAGTATTAAAAGGTatggaaaagcagagggaaaggaagcagagaatGTTAGCTAGGCAAAGCATGAACAGTGTGCGTATTTCTAAGTGGAAGTAAGTTTGAATGGTTTCATATCACAAGAACTTGAAGAGGCAGAGATCAGCTATAAAAAAAGTTTCTGACAAaaccaaaatacagaaatgctaTCCTGTTTTACACTTCTAATCCACATTCCCCTACTCAAATCAGTCTAGTATTTAATATCAATCTTCAGCTTAGCCAGTTCTGACAGAAGTGATGCAAAATTCATCTACTTGCTAGATTTTAGCAGAAATTTAACTATTAAAAGATAGTGAATATAAAAATGCCAAATACAACACGAGCAAACGACGAAAAGCCTTTTTGGCATCCAGTCACTCAGATGTGATAGGATCCAGCAGAATTTAACATGAGTCAGTCTGTATTTAGAAACCAGATGAAAAACCTCATCTGAATTTTATCATGCTACTTAAGCGCcacttttaaaagcatttttataatTCACAGCAAATTAAAACTGGAAGAAGATTTTTAAACACTTAAAACTACCAAGCCTCACAGGTTGATTTTATTCTGTTCAGAAATATGATGTCTTAGAAATACAATAAACTCATCAATATTAGGATTTCACTATTCTAATTTTGACCCAGTTAACAGATTTACAGTGTCTAGTTTTCTGTTGGAAAATTTCTGTTGGAAAATCTGTTATCTAGTCttcttgcttattttaaaacttaaaaaccATAAAGGAATAAAATTGAATAGGAAGGAAGGGTtagaatattctttttttttttcagtacatcCACTTCATATTAGTAATTATTAAAATTTGCACTTAACATGCAGATATTGTAGAAATTGTATAAATTTACCTTCCAAAAGTTGTGAACTAACATTAATaaagtcaattttttttctaaggtaTCTCTGATTGAGTTTCCAGATACATGAAATGAAAGTGTTCTTTTCCACTGCGCTGCTTGCAACCCATTTGTATACTTTGTCAAAATGCAAATCAAATTCAGGATTCTCCTGCAAAAGACAAGATACGTTACAGGCTCAACAATCAAACAATTCTCTGAGCTGCAGAGattgtttcttcatttatttactgAGATGATAGGATAAAATGAAAGTACACATATGCCAACCTTGAGCTGATACACCAATATTGGCACCTTGATGTGCCTtagtgaaaacaaataaataaataaataaatacaagtaaCGAATGCAGTATATTCTCAAGGAAGATGAGGTAACAATAATACAATATAGAGATTAGTGAGAGTTTAAAGAAACATTTGACAGCACTGTCTGCCCAGAAACATGGTCCTCAAAATGACTAACTGCCTTCTGATGCCAAAAAGGGCAGCTGGAGTTACTGACAACACAAAAAATAACTCAGAGAGTAGGCAAGGGGAGAAGCTTATTAACACATCAGGTCTATACACTTTCCACAAGCTTCCAACTTCACAATTTAGAAGGTTTAAGAGCTCGCCTGCAAACCTATATACTGCTCATTAAAAACGTTTCTGCATTCTTGTAGCCCAGTATTAATAGCAAGGTGGTCATAATTTAAGGGGCAATGAAGAATGGAATAGTATTTTATGTAAGGCAcaaggcagaaaaaagaaaagtgtattGGTTCTTAGCAAAAATACCATATGATCACTGAGAGACCACTATAATAAACCAAGCAGATGTTCAGAGTATTGCTGTTGGGGCACATTTAGACTTAGTTTAACAGGGCTATATTCTTGAGAagcctgaaagaaaatgcagatatAATAACCACAGGAATGTATGATCTTAATCCCAAACGAATATGTTATTAAACTAAGTTTTAGGTTTCAGGGAAGCTAGCACTGCCCTGGAACCAAAAGAACGTTCTGAACCAAGCACTGACCCCAAAAAAAGTTACACGTACTTTAACAGCATCTTTGGCATCAACAACAGCAAGGTCTCGAAGCGCCCATGCAGTCTGCCGTTTGTAGAAATCTCCCTTGTcagattttttcacttttacCACATTTACTTGCACCGGTCGTTCTGTTGTCACTGTTAAGTGAAGTACAAGAGTAATTCAAAATGCAGAAAGTAACATCcatttctgctgtatttcaaaTTCCAAACAGAATTACTCGTAGGGGAGTTCAGTTCCAGTGTTCTTCCAGAGCCCTCTGCCTTGAATTCTAATCAGCACCTTGTTGCACCTTATTTACGTTGATCAGCCTACAAGTCTAACAGATGTCCCTTCTGAGCACTAAATAAAGCCTGCTTCAGCAGCTCACCAGTCTCACataaatagtttttaattttcaactCCAAATTACATGGAGATCTAGGAGTAAAAGTACAGAGCTCTCCTTTCTTAATAGAAGCAATAATACAAGTGTAAACTACAATTGATTTTCTCCATTAGAAATGGGGCAGTATTTATACAGGGCAAGAATTAATGCTGTAATGTGTTGTAAATAAAACTAAGAAATGTAACTGAATACAAAAGGCAAAGACACGTAATGCAGTGTGGTATTGCTACATACCTGTGGCACACAAAAAgcagtttctcttctttttgcctGCTTTGCATACATTCACAATGCTCAGTAAGCGTTCATCATTGGGAGTGAAAATATCCCTCTGTAAAGCATGCTTGATTGCAGTCATTTTCTCTCAACTGAAAGATGTTATGAAGACAGAAGGTATTCAGACACATTTAACACACCTAATGTAAAACACCTCTTAAACTCTAGAAACGGGGCTTTGGGtttctttgttctgcttttcaagTTTTGCAAAGACCTGTTTCAATGCCCTTGCCAGAACATACTACTAAATGGAACAGGCAGTTCTATCCTCTATCCTCACATAAGGGCCTATCAATTGTTACAGCAATGCAGAATAAAGTGCATCATTGTGTCTGGCAGAAAGTTCCATTTGAAGACCTAGgtcaaaaaaaacccaaagcctATGACATTTGACTAATTTGCTACCTGAGCTTTGGACAAAGCTCAGAACCGGAAGacattttggtttttatttatgATGTTCTTCAATCTGGCAAGGGAGCAAAAGGATatttcacaaagagaaaaagaaaacaagcgtgtatatgtaggaaaaaaaaatcaagagattTCTTCCAGGAATCAGATGGCTACCTTGAACCTTATACTCCAACcaaattctaaaaaaaatgaCTTCTGCTGACAGGTACCAAACAGCCACCAATTACTCATTCTCACAGCCTGTGGCAATGAACGCAGGAGAGCGTACAAGGAGATGAAGGAGTGCCATTTACACCTTTCCACGCAGCAGCAGATACAGCTTAACATTAGTGATGTAGTCACATATAAAACCACACCATCGCACTGCCCAGACAAACTGCACTGCCACTCACAGTCCTAACAACACCACAGAGTTTACTCTGTAGTTTTTCTCCTCATTAAGAACAGGGTTCTGGGCTGACGTGGAGCACATAGAAATGCAGACAGATAGGGAGGGGAAGAAGGTGACTCTAGACGCTGTTCAAAGGGTTCACCCCCATTCCTTGCCCCAACATACAAATGAATCACTCTTGCAAAAACAGcaatgggaaaaaggaaaatggttaGAAGAGAGAGAAGTAGGAAAAACAAGCTGTTCAGATGTGTGGAACACATCAACAGCTTTTGTttggttgcttttcttttcttctccactttaaaaacacaacattcACTACTAGCTCTGATTTTCATCGGCAATGACTTGAAGTACCCATGCAACATGATCAGaagaaacatttgcttttctagCAAATTCATTTATGACACTTAACTAAACATGCACTAAACAAGAATAAAATCCTGAGAAAGTCATAAAATTATAGAAGAGAATTCAGTATAAACAGGTGGTTCTCCAGCAAAGCGTGTAATTCCCACAAGAGTCTAGAGAATctgagggagaaggaaaatacacttttttggAACTTATTTATTATTAAGGAATTAGTACCATTCATCTGATTCAGAACAGATCCTCACATTACAGATTCCTCCAGGTGAAGTAAGAAGGGCAACACAAACACGTTTCAATGGTTTTAGTTAAAAAGACTTCCAATACAGCTTGCACGCTAAAATTCTAGTATGCTAAGAACATGAACACATACTGCAGGCTGCATGTACTGTTTCATCATAAGGCTGCAGTTACATTTTAGgttgtttttctcctggagaTACGTGGGTTGCACTCTCTAACAAACATGTAGCAAACAAAAAAGGGTTTCCACGGcaattgaaaaagaaaggacACTGACTTTACTGCCTAGTCCCACTCTTACGTCCCACCACATCTCTCAGCTTAGGGAATTGGgcaattttaaaaatcactaaCTAAAGGCTTTGAGAAAACACAGGCCAGCATGCCAAGCTGGAACCAGTACTGTGAAGAATACAGAAGTCACAACATTTGAACCCATGCTGTTCGTGACACCCCTATGCCAGTGCAACACTCTTTGTTAGCTGCTAGCCAACAGTGTTCCTATATTCCTTCCCCTTCATCAAGTGCCAGGCCAAGCTTCTGTTTCCAAACTGCATCAGGTTGTGCTTTTCTTATTCATCAGCAGGAGcccaaacacaaacacacaaagtaCTCAAAACCTTACGCATTTCAGAAACATCACTTTTCCTTCTTGATTTAGGATTTTACCTGCTGTTCTAAACCACAGATTGCTGTAGCAGACCCCACCGTTTCAGCACTGACACCCACGACGTGCTCTGACACACAGCCCAACCTTTGCTGCAAGCCACTGCCACCAGAACCTTCACACGGAACCGGGATGAAGTACGACCACATTCTTTATACCCGAGTACCGCTGTCCCAAAGGAAGCCGGAACAAGCCGGAGATAAAACTGCTTCCTCAAAACAACGCTCTAGGATAACTGTAACCAAGCCAGCTTCTAAGAAACGCCCTTATAGACACCGTTGTATCTTTCTGTCTTTAGCGGCGGTACAAACAAGGCCACTTATACATGACATTCATCAGACACAGCATCGCGCCAGGCCCCGACCCTCCCCGCTCCGCCACCGCTCCCCGCGGGCCGCAGGCACAGCCGAGTCGTCCCGAGCCGACGAGAGAGGCCAGGCCCGCGGGGAGCGCCCCAAGCACGCAGCGCGGGGAGGAGTGGGGAGAGGAAACGACGGGGGACGCCGGTACCGCCTCGCTCTCACCGCAGCGCCGTAGCTCAGCGGGACGGTCGTGGCGACGAGACGGCACCGCTCCGTACTACCCGCAGCACCCCCGACCTCGCCTTCACTTCCGCCCACGTGACCACGCAGCACGGCTGCCCGGCTGAGGCGCGCNNNNNNNNNNNNNNNNNNNNNNNNNNNNNNNNNNNNNNNNNNNNNNNNNNNNNNNNNNNNNNNNNNNNNNNNNNNNNNNNNNNNNNNNNNNNNNNNNNNNTTTTTGCCATAAAAATGCAGACAAAGAACCTTGCATTagcacagaataacagaattcTCCCAGCATCCCCACTGCGTTTGAGGGTTTCAAAGAGTAGTGCTATTCccaaagcacaaaaaaaagcaggaacACAAACCAACACAGCTTGGACACAGATCATCCTCAGTGTCTGAGTACAACTGGAGCATTATACACCTACGCTATTTCTTAAAAGTTTGCTAATAAGTGATATATTTTGAATTAATGCACAACCAGTAGCTTTGCAATCATTATATTCAATATGGAATGTTTTGAAATTACACATCATTATAAGCTGTTACAAACTAAATACATAACttgatatttaaatgaaatgaaatcgTATTCATATAACTTCTTATATATAGCTTCTTAAACATAGATAATTTGCTTTTCCATCTTTGCAAGTGATACCAATAAAATCACTATTAGTTCTCAGGAGTGAAGTTTTATTGGTGTAATACATTATCAAATTAGCTTGTTGCCCCAAATACAAGGCCACTGCTAGCCATTTTAATAGCATAATTTCCATTCATAGCATTAGAATTCCAGGAGAGTCTTCACTTTTAGTTTTGGCTTTGTGATTGGTGCCTACCAGATTTCACAGGACTGCACACTTGGGCCAAGTTTTCTATGTAAGTCAATCTCCAGCAAAACTCAAACAAGCAGACAGCTTTGTATGACTGAAAACGTAACattataaaagaaattaaaccaaGAGAACTGGTTAAAATATCCTTTGTTACTCTCTTCCTAGACTATTCTGTGCAAAGTTCAAATGTGCTTAAAATTTGCACAAACACACAACAGAAGCCTTCTCAAATGCAGCTCTTGCACTTGTGAATTGAAGGACCTCTTTCTCCAAAATGTCAGATTACAACATTTACAGACATCAGGAATGTAACTGCTACAAAAACCATTTCATCACAAACACAGATCACAAATGAAGTGCTAGGATATAATGTTTTAAAAGTCAATTTATATTAGGTTGTATTTATAAAAGTGTCCAGTTCTACCAGTAAGATAGATTTCCAGGCTTTAGAAATTTAACTGTTGTGACAATGTCAGACTATGGCACCACTTGTCCTCCATGTCCAACAGCTCGCCAAGACTAATCCTTCCAGCTGCCCTCCCCCCCTTACTCAAAGCCTCACCACTATCCCACTTCTTTACTCTCAttacttttctctgttttccaaCATCAACAGAACCCAAAATAGGCTTGAAATAACTTATTAGTTTTGAATTCAGAGTTTGGAAACAAGCAAACTGTGACACATATAAATATCTTCAACATTTTGAACCTgtgcatttgaaaatacaatATAGTCAATTTATGTATATTTCTATACTGTTGTTGCTACttattcagttttgttttaaagcttcACTTCTATACTCATACTAGACGTTCTACTTATGAGGAACACATACTCCTTCAAATAGGAAGACCTACAAGTTACTAAGTATCTAGTTTTTGACTACATAGCAAATCTCACACAAGTTTGCTCATGTAGAATCAAAGTTAAAAATAGCTTCTTCAAAATCTGAAGTCTCAATAAAAGGAGactagcagaagaaaaaaacataaacacaTGCGCTGCTCAGTCTTTCTTTAACTCCAAAAGCTGATTTTCCAAATTTGTTACAGTAATGAAATAGGATAGTTACAGTAATAAGATTGTGTGATAATTAAAAACTTGAGTGTAAATTTAAAATTTGAGAAATATCATTTCTTATCCTTCCAACTTACTCCATTTCACAAGAATTCAGTTGTAATTCTTTGGCCTTGGGGAAGCTAGAAGAATATCATCAATCATATTTCTTACCCAACTTTCACCTTGCAAAAAGTGAACAATTTTAGACCATTATAAAATTGCCCCAAGATGTTAGAAAATACCCATtataagtaaataataaaaatcaaagaaagatATACGCCTCCTAGAAGCTTAccaaacttttttccttctttggttGTGCCTGTCATCTTGATCTTGGCAACTTCaaagaaatcttttatttccctttcataTAGACGTGATAAATAATCCATGTaattcttaaatgaaaaatgtaaaattagtTAACAGGAATATATACTTACTTATTTTGATAACAGTTAAATagatcttaaaataaaacaaaacagtgagaCTGTAAGTTCTACTGAATAACTATTGACTGTTTTGGACCTTACAGATGTATGTAACACGGCCCCAGAAACCACTACTGCTCCTCTGAAAGGAACCATTTATAATGTGATACATACAAGTAGGATTACACGTGGAAGAGCATTATGGAATTTAATTCAAGAGTAGAAAGGGGGGGGAATTCGGCTCCATTGTTCACAGTCTCAGTGTAGGATGCCACTCCTAAACAGCTTCCTTTGTCCTCCTTAATTACACCTTCagcacaaaaaacaaaagacccAAAAAACTTCAGGATATGCAAGTTGTGTGTCCTTACTATAAGACTCAAAGAATTCCAAATTTATGTTTGTAACACtgccctcctccctccttcccccccccccccccaaaaaaaagctTGAATTTTAAGACAATAATTGGCACAACAACTGAAATAAGTTTGaaagttttctgttgtttagaTCTTTTGGTACAAAGGTTATAATTTCTTATTCATGGACAAATATGACCCAATATGTTTTTCTCCGATTTACTTCAGAATTTTGTTagcatataaaatacataaaaacatcctaacttttttatttttgaagaattcCATAAAGATGTCAGTCACCTACTTAACACCTTCCTTAAGTTGAAACTAAAAGAATAACTACTTAAAACATTCTAGGAGTCTGACTTAAATCTTCTAGCATTGAAACTTCAAGAATGACAGTACTTCAATAAATGAACACTTCTGCTATGGAATAACTTTCCACTGACCTCTATCTAAACACATCTCAGTTTTATGTAAGACAGTCAACAATTACACATACAGAAAGCCAAAATGTTTCTATTTGATCTACTTTACAAGAAACCTCTGATGTTTTTGATAGtcaaatgaaatgaagagaaTAAGGTCTGTTAATGTCATAAAGGTGAACAAGCACATCAACATGAAAACAGCTTAGTTATTTATCTTACTAGATTATAAAATGGTAAACTTGCTTTACACAAAGGTTAGCGTCAAATGATGCTTCATAgcatcttggaaaaaaaaatgcaggataCAACAAATATCAAACGTGACATTTCTTATTCCAAGAGAACAGTGAATGTAGCATGAAGGAATATTAAAATAGTACACACATAGTCACAGATAATTCATTTAAAGTTCAAAACAGTCTACTGTGTAAATTCTGTATCATTAATGAGCACTTCACATACCTTTGTTAACCCGTCATATTTTTCATAATCTGTGTTCTTGAGCCACTCCATGAGTTTTGCATAGCGAAGCAAATCTCTATGAAATGGATGGTGATTGGGTAATGTCAATTCAACAGAGTGCTGGGCAAGAGTAGAACTCTGATCATGACCCTTGAATAAgagaaagtattaaaataattctaGAAGCACAAAACAGATGTACTACAGAGGTtcaaaaactcaaaaaaaaaaaaaaaaagacagcatcccattcagagaaaaagactaaaatattagggctgctctgaaagcaatacctcctattttattctgttggcccatAACATCAGAGGCAGTATcagtggtatgacagtagaagttgaaccttcctgccagtattCTATTGGATGTTACtgcatgtgacagatggcagcagaggggcagtctgacaaaatggcatctgacatggaagtgcaggtgaagcaaaggtgtgccactgaattcctccatttggaaaaaatggcacccactgatattccTAGAtgctttctgaacatttatagAGATGAAACGATGAGTGTGAACACGGTGAAGCAgcgggtggtgcatttcagcagtagtgacagcaACAGCAGGTCACCTCCAGTGGTGCACGAGCATAGCATACAGGCTCTCACTGGAGAGAACGCATAGCAAATGATGGTGcctattttgaaaaatagtgttttgtagctgagaacttgctctttgtatctgctgcaGTTTTCATAGAATTAGATAGGAGGCACTAGTTTTGGAGTTAGCT
Above is a window of Meleagris gallopavo isolate NT-WF06-2002-E0010 breed Aviagen turkey brand Nicholas breeding stock chromosome 4, Turkey_5.1, whole genome shotgun sequence DNA encoding:
- the LOC104910750 gene encoding exocyst complex component 1, whose protein sequence is MTAIKHALQRDIFTPNDERLLSIVNVCKAGKKKRNCFLCATVTTERPVQVNVVKVKKSDKGDFYKRQTAWALRDLAVVDAKDAVKENPEFDLHFDKVYKWVASSAVEKNTFISCIWKLNQRYLRKKIDFINVSSQLLEESVPSGENQSVAGGDEEAVDEYQELNAREEQDIEIMMEGCEYAISNAEAFAEKLSRELQVLDGANIQSIMASEKQVNILMKLLDEALKEVDQIEIKLSSYEEMLQSVKDQMDQISESNHLIHLSYTNNVKLLSEIEYLVNHMDLAKGHIKALQEGDLTSSRGIEACTNAADALLQCMNVALHPGHDMLHAVKQQQQRFSDLREQFARRLTSHLNSVFVQQFTQTLLQLYNKSSNLSVPVSTPAFIQASPTNFFELDLHN